A genomic window from Pyxicephalus adspersus chromosome 2, UCB_Pads_2.0, whole genome shotgun sequence includes:
- the LOC140324183 gene encoding uncharacterized protein → MPTLAHVTKLHLNSNKLRSLDGIQNLPKLHELYVHNNKITSLLPISTSLVLNVLDASNNRISSFLEMLQVVHGLQRLTQLSLNGNPIALDSRYTSSVRQHTSICILDNSIIKDSMDIEFSPVYRSLLRQSMDALQGKDYKKEKLWDVIRKKCISNLKKKQDMVESSIHLLHNRILDLQEELKDFKDNLKGEMENCSRYIESIPQDDLDSIDPHKVQRATEQYLFTKSWEMWKHGKRRPGNLHFTDLTDPKEVVKAAARLLSETPREAPGREGL, encoded by the exons ATGCCAACTCTTGCTCATGTTACCAAGTTGCATTTGAACTCAAATAAG TTGCGCTCTCTGGATGGTATTCAGAATCTTCCCAAACTCCATGAACTTTATGTTCACAACAATAAGATTACAAGCCTTCTTCCCATCTCCACCTCACTTGTACTTAATGTCCTTGATGCATCAAATAACCGCATTAGCTCCTTCCTAGAGATGCTTCAAGTTGTGCACGGACTTCAACGACTTACCCAACTTAGTTTAAAT GGAAACCCGATTGCCCTTGATAGCAGATACACATCATCAGTAAGACAACATACATCTATATGTATACTGGATAATAGCATAATTAAAGATTCTATGGATATTGAGTTCTCTCCAGTTTATCGTTCATTACTCAGACAATCAATGGACGCTCTACAAGGAAAAGACTACAAAAAGGAAAAGCTGTGGGatgttatcagaaaaaaatgtatttctaatctaaagaaaaaacaagatatGGTAGAAAGTAGTATTCATCTTCTTCATAACAGAATACT GGATCTACAGGAAGAGCTTAAAGACTTTAAAGATAATCTCAAGGGTGAGATGGAAAACTGTAGCAG ATACATCGAATCTATTCCTCAAGATGATTTAGACAGTATAGACCCACATAAGGTTCAGAGAGCTACAGAGCAGTATTTATTCACCAAGTCTTGGGAAATGTGGAAACATGGGAAGAGAAGGCCTGGAAATCTGCACTTCACCGACCTAACAGATCCCAAAGAG